One genomic region from Pseudomonas hormoni encodes:
- a CDS encoding MFS transporter — protein sequence MSHPSQFSLLRTRRFLPFFVTQSLGAFNDNIFKQSLILAILYKLTIEGDRSIWVNLCALLFILPFFLFSALAGQFGEKFAKDALIRLIKLGEIAIMAVGAVGFVFDHLSLMLVALFAMGTHSALFGPVKYSILPQALHEEELVGGNGLVEMGTFLAILAGTIGAGIMMSSAHYAPIVSTAIIGIAVLGYLASRSIPRAAASSPEMRLNWNIFSQSWATLKLGLGQTPAVSRSIVGNSWFWFVGAIYLTQIPAYAKEWMHGDETVVTLILTVFSVGIALGSLLCEKLSGRKVEIGLVPFGSFGLTVFGLLLWWHSGGIPDSANGHGWIEILGFGHTWLVLIDILGLGVFGGFYIVPLYALIQSRTPENERARVIAANNILNALFMVVSAIVSIVLLSLAKLSIPHLFLVVSLLNIGVNAYIFKIVPEFSMRFMIWLLSHSMYRVEHRNLEAIPDEGAALLVCNHVSFVDALLIGGAVRRPIRFVMYYKIYNLPVLNFIFRTAGTIPIAGRQEDIQIYEKAFTRIAQYLKDGELVCIFPEGKLTADGEINEFKGGLTRILEETPVPVIPLALQGLWGSFFSRDPDKGVFRRLWSRVTLVAGPAVAVEVAEPARLQGMVGELRGAAR from the coding sequence ATGAGTCACCCCTCACAGTTCAGCTTGCTTCGCACCCGGCGCTTCCTGCCGTTTTTCGTGACCCAGTCCCTCGGGGCGTTCAACGACAACATCTTCAAGCAGTCGCTGATCCTCGCCATTCTGTACAAGTTGACAATCGAGGGCGATCGTTCGATCTGGGTCAATCTGTGTGCGCTGCTGTTTATCCTGCCGTTCTTTCTGTTTTCGGCGCTGGCCGGGCAGTTCGGCGAGAAGTTCGCCAAGGACGCGTTGATTCGCCTGATCAAGCTCGGGGAGATTGCCATCATGGCGGTCGGCGCGGTCGGGTTCGTTTTCGATCATCTGTCGCTGATGCTGGTGGCGCTGTTCGCCATGGGGACACATTCGGCGCTGTTCGGGCCGGTGAAGTACTCGATCCTGCCCCAGGCCTTGCACGAAGAAGAACTGGTGGGCGGCAACGGTCTGGTGGAAATGGGCACCTTCCTGGCGATCCTCGCCGGGACTATCGGCGCCGGAATCATGATGTCGTCCGCGCATTACGCACCCATCGTGTCTACGGCGATCATCGGCATTGCAGTGTTGGGTTATCTGGCCAGTCGCAGCATTCCACGGGCGGCGGCCTCGTCGCCGGAAATGCGCCTGAACTGGAACATCTTCAGTCAGTCCTGGGCCACCTTGAAACTGGGCCTGGGGCAAACCCCGGCGGTGTCGCGCTCGATTGTCGGCAACTCATGGTTCTGGTTTGTCGGGGCGATTTACCTGACGCAAATCCCGGCGTATGCCAAGGAGTGGATGCACGGCGACGAAACCGTGGTGACGCTGATTCTTACCGTATTCTCGGTGGGTATCGCACTCGGTTCGCTGCTCTGCGAAAAACTGTCCGGACGCAAAGTCGAGATCGGCCTGGTGCCGTTCGGCTCGTTCGGTCTGACGGTGTTCGGCTTGCTGCTGTGGTGGCATTCCGGCGGAATTCCCGACAGTGCCAATGGCCATGGCTGGATCGAGATTCTCGGCTTTGGTCACACCTGGCTGGTGTTGATCGACATTCTCGGCCTCGGGGTTTTCGGCGGTTTCTACATTGTGCCGCTGTACGCGCTGATCCAGTCACGCACCCCGGAGAACGAGCGGGCGCGGGTGATTGCCGCCAACAATATTCTCAACGCGCTGTTCATGGTGGTCTCGGCGATTGTTTCGATCGTGTTGCTGAGCCTGGCCAAGTTGTCTATCCCGCATCTGTTCCTGGTGGTGTCGCTGCTGAACATCGGCGTCAACGCCTACATCTTCAAAATCGTCCCCGAGTTCAGCATGCGCTTCATGATCTGGCTGCTCAGCCACTCCATGTACCGCGTGGAGCATCGCAATCTGGAGGCAATTCCGGATGAAGGCGCGGCGCTGCTGGTGTGCAATCACGTGTCCTTCGTCGATGCATTGTTGATTGGCGGCGCGGTGCGTCGGCCGATTCGCTTTGTGATGTACTACAAGATCTACAACCTGCCGGTACTGAACTTCATCTTTCGCACGGCCGGGACGATTCCGATTGCGGGGCGTCAGGAAGACATTCAGATTTACGAAAAGGCCTTCACGCGCATCGCTCAATACCTGAAGGACGGTGAACTGGTGTGCATCTTCCCTGAAGGCAAATTGACCGCCGATGGCGAGATCAACGAATTCAAGGGCGGGCTGACGCGGATTCTCGAAGAGACGCCGGTGCCAGTGATTCCGTTGGCATTGCAGGGGCTGTGGGGGAGTTTCTTCAGTCGCGATCCCGACAAAGGCGTGTTCCGTCGGTTGTGGTCGCGGGTGACCCTGGTGGCGGGGCCGGCGGTGGCGGTCGAGGTGGCAGAGCCCGCCAGGTTGCAAGGGATGGTCGGGGAGTTGCGTGGCGCTGCGCGCTGA
- a CDS encoding GGDEF domain-containing protein has translation MKSPSQTNAIDFDSAKLQRLGFGQQPPLLKRPVSLAQVRQQLSLQLQTSLEPQRILGLFYREIHRLVPLDALSYQHKASDLRLEFGLRGHHSISYTLSHEGEHLGELVFRRNQRFSEEEQGNLESLLSALLYPMRNALLYRAATQSALRDPLTDTGNRIAMDQTLQREIDMSRRHLQPLSLLMLDIDHFKQINDTHGHSAGDDVLKAVAASIKSQLRNVDMVFRFGGEEFLILLSNTGREAAALVGERLRFAAQAKDYMADGKRIELTVSLGCSTLLPGESAESLLRRADSALYVAKREGRNRLAMAG, from the coding sequence ATGAAATCACCTTCCCAGACCAACGCAATTGACTTCGATAGCGCCAAATTGCAACGCCTGGGCTTTGGTCAACAGCCCCCGCTTCTGAAGAGGCCGGTCAGTCTTGCGCAAGTGCGCCAGCAACTGAGCCTGCAACTGCAAACCAGTCTTGAACCACAACGCATTCTCGGGCTCTTCTACCGTGAAATTCACCGACTCGTGCCGCTCGACGCCTTGAGCTACCAGCACAAGGCCAGCGACTTGCGCCTGGAGTTCGGTCTGCGCGGTCACCACTCGATCAGCTACACCCTCAGCCATGAAGGCGAGCACCTGGGCGAACTGGTTTTCCGCCGCAATCAGCGTTTCAGCGAGGAGGAACAGGGCAACCTCGAGTCGCTGCTGTCCGCATTGCTGTACCCGATGCGCAATGCCCTGCTCTACCGCGCCGCCACCCAAAGTGCCCTGCGCGACCCCCTCACGGATACCGGCAACCGCATTGCCATGGACCAGACGCTACAACGGGAAATCGACATGTCGCGTCGGCATCTGCAACCCTTGTCGCTGCTGATGCTGGACATCGACCACTTCAAACAGATCAACGATACCCACGGCCACAGCGCCGGCGACGATGTACTCAAAGCCGTTGCGGCCTCGATCAAAAGCCAGTTGCGCAACGTCGACATGGTGTTTCGCTTTGGTGGCGAAGAGTTCCTGATTCTGCTGTCCAACACCGGCCGCGAGGCGGCGGCCCTGGTTGGCGAGCGGCTGCGGTTTGCCGCGCAGGCCAAGGATTATATGGCCGATGGCAAGCGGATCGAGCTGACCGTCAGCCTCGGCTGTTCGACCCTGCTGCCCGGCGAGTCAGCCGAAAGTCTGTTGCGACGGGCCGACAGTGCGCTGTATGTGGCCAAGCGTGAAGGACGCAACCGATTGGCGATGGCGGGCTGA
- a CDS encoding YciK family oxidoreductase — protein sequence MFDYSARPELLKDRVILVTGAGRGIGAAAAKTYAAHGATVLLLGKTEANLTQVYDEIEAAGHPQPAVIPFNLETALPHQYDELAAMIETEFGHLDGLLHNASIIGPRTPIEQLSGENFMRVMQVNVNAMFMLTSTLLPLLKLSQDASVVFTSSSVGRKGRAYWGAYGVSKFATEGLMQTLADEVDTVAPVRSNSINPGATRTSMRAQAYPGENPLNNPTPEEIMPVYLYLMGPDSTGINGQAFNAQ from the coding sequence ATGTTTGATTATTCCGCCCGCCCTGAATTGCTCAAGGACCGGGTCATTCTGGTCACCGGCGCTGGTCGCGGCATCGGCGCTGCCGCTGCGAAAACCTATGCTGCCCACGGCGCCACCGTACTGCTGCTGGGCAAGACCGAAGCCAACCTGACTCAGGTCTATGACGAAATCGAGGCTGCCGGCCACCCACAACCGGCCGTGATTCCGTTCAACCTGGAAACCGCCCTGCCCCATCAATACGATGAACTGGCGGCGATGATCGAAACCGAGTTCGGCCACCTCGACGGCTTACTGCACAACGCATCGATCATTGGTCCACGTACGCCGATCGAACAACTGTCCGGCGAAAACTTCATGCGTGTCATGCAAGTCAACGTCAACGCCATGTTCATGCTCACCAGCACGTTGTTGCCGCTGCTGAAGCTGTCTCAGGACGCTTCGGTGGTGTTCACTTCCAGCAGCGTCGGCCGCAAAGGCCGTGCGTATTGGGGCGCTTACGGTGTCTCCAAGTTTGCCACCGAAGGTCTGATGCAAACCCTGGCCGACGAAGTCGATACCGTGGCCCCGGTGCGCTCGAACAGCATCAACCCCGGCGCCACCCGCACCAGCATGCGCGCCCAGGCTTACCCCGGTGAAAACCCGCTGAATAACCCGACTCCCGAAGAGATCATGCCGGTCTATCTCTACCTGATGGGCCCGGACAGCACCGGCATCAACGGCCAGGCGTTCAACGCTCAGTAA
- the mupP gene encoding N-acetylmuramic acid 6-phosphate phosphatase MupP, with product MRIRAVLFDMDGTLLDTAPDFIAICQAMRADRGLPPVNDKHIRDEISGGAKAMVAVTFSMDPESPGFEELRLEFLERYLAGCAVHSKLFDGMAEVLADIEKANLIWGVVTNKPLRFAEPIMQQLGLAERSALLICPDHVKNSKPDPEPLILACKMLDLDPASVLFVGDDLRDIESGRDAGTRTAAVTYGYIHPDDNPRHWGADVVVDHPLELRKVLDSALCSC from the coding sequence ATGCGTATCAGAGCAGTCCTTTTCGACATGGACGGCACGCTGCTCGACACCGCGCCGGACTTCATTGCGATCTGTCAGGCGATGCGTGCCGACCGCGGTTTGCCGCCGGTAAATGACAAGCACATCCGAGACGAGATCTCCGGCGGCGCCAAGGCGATGGTTGCCGTGACGTTTTCGATGGACCCGGAATCTCCGGGCTTCGAAGAACTTCGTTTGGAATTCCTCGAGCGTTACCTCGCGGGTTGCGCCGTTCACAGCAAGCTGTTCGACGGCATGGCCGAAGTCCTGGCCGACATCGAGAAAGCCAACCTGATCTGGGGCGTGGTCACCAACAAACCTCTGCGGTTTGCCGAGCCGATCATGCAGCAACTGGGGCTGGCCGAGCGTTCGGCGCTGTTGATCTGCCCGGATCACGTGAAGAACAGCAAACCGGACCCGGAGCCTTTGATCCTGGCGTGCAAGATGCTCGACCTCGATCCGGCCAGCGTGCTGTTCGTGGGTGATGACCTGCGTGATATCGAGTCTGGCCGCGATGCCGGCACCCGGACGGCCGCCGTGACCTATGGCTACATTCATCCGGACGATAACCCGCGGCATTGGGGGGCGGATGTGGTGGTTGATCATCCGCTGGAGTTGCGCAAAGTGCTGGATAGCGCACTCTGCAGCTGCTGA
- the ubiG gene encoding bifunctional 2-polyprenyl-6-hydroxyphenol methylase/3-demethylubiquinol 3-O-methyltransferase UbiG, whose translation MSNVDYAEIAKFEALAHRWWDRESEFKPLHDINPLRVNWIDERVNLAGKKVLDVGCGGGILSEAMAQRGATVMGIDMGEAPLAVAQLHQLESGVSVEYRQITAEALAEEMPEQFDVVTCLEMLEHVPDPSSVIRACFKMVKPGGQVFFSTINRNPKAYLFAIVGAEYIMKLLPRGTHDFKKFIRPSELGAWSRMAGLTVKDIIGLTYNPLTKHYKLASDVDVNYMIQTLREE comes from the coding sequence ATGAGTAACGTCGACTACGCCGAAATCGCCAAATTCGAAGCCCTGGCCCATCGTTGGTGGGACCGCGAGAGCGAATTCAAACCGCTGCACGATATCAACCCGTTGCGGGTCAACTGGATTGACGAACGCGTCAACCTGGCCGGCAAGAAAGTCCTCGACGTCGGTTGCGGCGGCGGCATCCTCAGCGAAGCCATGGCGCAACGCGGCGCGACCGTGATGGGCATCGACATGGGCGAAGCGCCGCTGGCCGTCGCTCAATTGCATCAGCTGGAATCCGGCGTAAGCGTCGAATACCGCCAGATCACCGCCGAAGCCCTGGCAGAAGAAATGCCCGAGCAATTCGACGTGGTCACTTGCCTGGAAATGCTCGAGCACGTGCCGGACCCATCATCCGTGATCCGCGCCTGCTTCAAAATGGTCAAGCCGGGCGGCCAGGTGTTCTTTTCCACCATCAACCGCAACCCGAAGGCGTACCTGTTCGCCATCGTTGGTGCCGAATACATCATGAAGCTGCTGCCGCGCGGCACGCACGACTTCAAGAAATTCATCCGACCTTCCGAGCTCGGCGCCTGGAGCCGCATGGCCGGCCTGACCGTCAAGGACATCATCGGCCTGACCTACAACCCGCTGACCAAGCACTACAAACTGGCCTCCGACGTGGACGTCAACTACATGATCCAGACCCTGCGCGAGGAGTAA
- a CDS encoding TRZ/ATZ family hydrolase has product MPNTAAALDLLLLPTWLVPVEPAGVVLKEHGLGIRDGRIAFIGPRAAALKLGATEVRELPDMLLSPGLINAHGHAAMTLFRGLADDLPLMTWLENHIWPAEAKWVDEAFVRDGTDLAIAEQIKGGITCFSDMYFFPKVASERVHNSGIRAQIAIPILDFPIPGASTADEAIRQGVELFNDLKHHERIKVTFGPHAPYTVGDENLEKIRVIAEELDASIHMHVHETAFEVQQAVEQHGERPLARLARLGLLGPRFQAVHMTQISDEDLVMLVESNTNVIHCPESNLKLASGFCPVERLWQAGVNVAVGTDGAASNNDLDLLGETRTAALLAKAVAGSATALDAHRALRMATLNGARALGIEAEVGSLEIGKVADMVAFDLSGLAQQPVYDPVSQLIYATGRDCVKHLWVGGKQLLDDRRLTRLDEEQLCATAKAWGQRISGHTES; this is encoded by the coding sequence ATGCCGAACACTGCAGCTGCGCTCGACCTGTTATTGCTGCCGACCTGGCTGGTACCCGTCGAACCCGCTGGCGTTGTCCTCAAAGAGCACGGCCTGGGCATCCGCGACGGGCGCATTGCCTTTATCGGCCCGCGCGCGGCTGCGCTGAAACTGGGCGCAACCGAAGTCCGCGAACTGCCGGACATGCTGCTCAGCCCCGGCCTGATCAATGCTCACGGGCACGCGGCGATGACACTGTTCCGCGGCCTGGCAGACGATCTGCCGCTGATGACCTGGCTGGAAAACCACATCTGGCCCGCCGAAGCCAAGTGGGTCGATGAAGCCTTTGTACGCGACGGCACCGACCTTGCCATCGCCGAACAGATCAAAGGTGGCATCACTTGCTTCTCTGACATGTATTTCTTCCCGAAGGTTGCCAGCGAACGTGTGCATAACAGTGGCATACGCGCGCAAATCGCGATTCCGATCCTCGATTTCCCGATCCCGGGCGCCAGCACGGCGGACGAAGCCATTCGTCAGGGCGTCGAACTGTTCAACGATCTCAAGCACCACGAGCGCATCAAAGTCACCTTCGGCCCCCACGCGCCTTACACCGTGGGCGACGAAAACCTGGAGAAAATCCGGGTGATCGCCGAAGAGCTGGACGCGTCGATTCACATGCACGTCCACGAAACAGCCTTCGAAGTGCAGCAGGCGGTCGAGCAGCACGGCGAACGCCCGTTGGCCCGACTTGCGCGCCTGGGCCTGTTGGGCCCGCGCTTCCAGGCGGTTCACATGACTCAGATCAGCGATGAAGACCTGGTGATGCTAGTAGAAAGCAACACCAATGTGATTCATTGCCCGGAGTCGAACCTGAAGCTGGCCAGCGGTTTCTGCCCCGTGGAGCGTTTGTGGCAGGCGGGCGTCAACGTGGCCGTCGGCACCGACGGCGCGGCCAGCAACAATGACCTCGACCTGCTCGGCGAAACCCGCACCGCCGCATTGCTCGCCAAGGCCGTCGCCGGCTCGGCCACCGCGCTGGACGCCCATCGCGCCCTGCGCATGGCCACGCTCAATGGCGCCCGGGCGCTGGGGATCGAGGCGGAGGTCGGCTCGCTGGAAATCGGCAAAGTCGCGGACATGGTCGCGTTCGACCTTTCCGGCCTGGCGCAGCAACCGGTCTACGACCCGGTTTCGCAGCTTATATACGCCACCGGTCGCGACTGTGTGAAACACCTTTGGGTGGGAGGCAAGCAACTGCTCGACGACCGTCGCCTGACCCGTCTGGATGAAGAACAGCTTTGCGCCACCGCCAAGGCCTGGGGCCAGCGCATCAGCGGCCACACCGAATCGTAA
- the mtnA gene encoding S-methyl-5-thioribose-1-phosphate isomerase, with amino-acid sequence MRDRLLAAEKVKAIDWRDGALYLLDQRVLPFEETWIAYASAAGVAEAIRSMVVRGAPAIGISAAYAMVLAARARIAEGGDWQAAWEEDYALLADSRPTAVNLFWALSRMRDRLDRLKGDADPLAALEAEAIAIHESDREANLTMAQLGVDLIRKHQGNAQAILTHCNTGALATGGFGTALGVIRGAFIEGMVERVYADETRPWLQGSRLTAWELANEGIPVTLNADSAAAHIMKTKGITWVIVGADRITANGDVANKIGTYQLAVNAMHHGVRFMVVAPSSTIDMNLASGDDIPIEERDGRELLEVGGKRVGADVDAFNPVFDVTPADLIDAIVTEKGIVERPDTAKMAQLMCRKRLH; translated from the coding sequence ATGCGCGATCGACTGTTGGCTGCGGAGAAGGTGAAGGCCATCGATTGGCGTGATGGCGCCCTGTACCTGCTGGATCAGCGTGTTTTGCCGTTCGAGGAAACCTGGATTGCCTACGCCAGCGCTGCTGGCGTGGCCGAGGCCATTCGTTCGATGGTGGTGCGCGGCGCGCCGGCGATTGGCATCAGTGCTGCGTATGCCATGGTGCTGGCAGCCCGCGCCCGTATTGCCGAGGGCGGTGACTGGCAGGCCGCGTGGGAAGAGGATTATGCGTTGCTGGCCGATTCCCGGCCAACGGCAGTGAATCTGTTCTGGGCCTTGAGTCGCATGCGTGACCGCCTGGATCGCCTCAAGGGCGATGCCGACCCTCTGGCGGCGCTGGAAGCGGAGGCCATTGCCATTCACGAAAGTGATCGCGAAGCCAACCTGACGATGGCACAACTGGGTGTGGACCTGATCCGCAAGCATCAGGGCAACGCGCAGGCGATCCTGACCCACTGCAACACCGGCGCGCTGGCCACCGGCGGTTTCGGTACGGCGCTGGGCGTCATTCGCGGGGCGTTCATCGAAGGCATGGTCGAGCGCGTGTATGCCGATGAAACCCGTCCGTGGCTGCAAGGTTCGCGCCTGACGGCGTGGGAACTGGCCAACGAAGGCATTCCCGTGACCCTCAATGCCGACTCCGCCGCCGCCCATATCATGAAGACCAAAGGCATTACCTGGGTCATCGTCGGCGCCGACCGGATCACCGCCAATGGTGATGTGGCCAACAAGATCGGTACTTATCAACTGGCGGTGAACGCCATGCACCACGGCGTGCGCTTCATGGTGGTGGCGCCCAGTTCGACCATCGACATGAACCTGGCCAGTGGCGACGACATTCCGATTGAAGAGCGTGACGGCCGCGAGTTGCTGGAAGTCGGCGGCAAGCGGGTCGGGGCGGATGTGGATGCGTTCAATCCGGTGTTCGATGTGACGCCTGCGGACTTGATCGATGCGATCGTTACGGAAAAAGGCATCGTCGAACGTCCGGACACGGCGAAGATGGCGCAGTTGATGTGCCGCAAGCGTCTGCATTGA
- the gyrA gene encoding DNA gyrase subunit A has protein sequence MGELAKEILPVNIEDELKQSYLDYAMSVIVGRALPDARDGLKPVHRRVLFAMSELGNDFNKPYKKSARVVGDVIGKYHPHGDTAVYDTIVRMAQPFSLRYLLVDGQGNFGSVDGDNAAAMRYTEVRMTKLAHELLADLHKETVDWVPNYDGTEMIPAVMPTRIPNLLVNGSSGIAVGMATNIPPHNLGEVIDGCLALIDNPELTIDELMQYIPGPDFPTAAIINGRAGIIEAYRTGRGRIYMRARSMIEDIDKVGGRQQIVITELPYQLNKARLIEKIAELVKEKKLEGITELRDESDKDGMRVVIELRRGEVPEVILNNLYAQTQLQAVFGINIVALIDGRPRILNLKDLLEAFVRHRREVVTRRTVFELRKARERGHILEGQAVALSNIDPVIALIKASPTPSEAKEALIKTAWESSAVVAMVERAGADSCRPETLDPQYGLREGKYFLSPEQAQAILELRLHRLTGLEHEKLLAEYQEILNQIGELIRILSSATRLMEVIREELEVIRAEYGDVRRTEILDARLDLTLGDMIPEEERVVTISHGGYAKTQPLAAYQAQRRGGKGKSATGVKDEDYIAHLLVANSHTTLLLFSSKGKVYWLKTYEIPEASRAARGRPLVNLLPLDSDEYITTMLPVEEYTEGHFIFMATAKGTVKKTPLESFSRQRSVGLIALELDEGDVLISAAITDGDREVMLFSDGGKVTRFKETDVRAMGRTARGVRGMRLPEGQKLISMLIPEEGSQILTASARGFGKRTAITEFPEYKRGGQGVIAMVSNDRNGRLVGAVQVLDGEEIMLISDQGTLVRTRVDEVSSLGRNTQGVTLIKLASDETLVGLERVQEPSEVEGEELEGEEGAVFDGEVVIDDVVEDQQLDAAADEEPQE, from the coding sequence ATGGGCGAACTGGCCAAAGAAATCCTCCCGGTCAATATCGAAGACGAGCTGAAGCAGTCCTACCTCGACTACGCGATGAGCGTAATTGTCGGGCGGGCACTGCCGGATGCGCGCGATGGCTTGAAGCCCGTGCACCGGCGTGTGCTGTTCGCGATGAGCGAGCTGGGCAACGACTTCAACAAGCCGTACAAGAAATCTGCCCGTGTTGTCGGTGACGTGATCGGTAAGTATCACCCGCACGGTGATACCGCGGTGTACGACACCATCGTTCGGATGGCGCAGCCATTCTCGCTGCGCTACCTGCTGGTAGACGGTCAAGGCAACTTCGGTTCGGTGGACGGCGACAACGCCGCGGCCATGCGATACACCGAAGTGCGCATGACCAAGCTGGCGCACGAGCTGCTGGCCGACCTGCATAAAGAAACCGTGGACTGGGTGCCGAACTACGACGGCACCGAAATGATCCCGGCGGTCATGCCGACCCGTATTCCCAACCTGCTGGTCAACGGCTCCAGCGGTATCGCCGTGGGCATGGCGACCAACATTCCGCCGCACAACCTCGGTGAAGTCATCGACGGTTGCCTGGCACTCATCGACAACCCCGAGTTGACCATCGATGAGCTGATGCAATACATCCCCGGTCCGGACTTCCCGACCGCCGCGATCATCAACGGTCGCGCCGGTATCATCGAAGCCTACCGCACCGGTCGCGGCCGCATTTACATGCGCGCCCGCTCGATGATCGAAGACATCGACAAGGTCGGTGGGCGTCAGCAGATCGTCATCACCGAACTCCCTTACCAGCTGAACAAGGCCCGTCTGATCGAGAAGATCGCCGAGCTGGTAAAAGAGAAGAAACTCGAAGGCATCACCGAACTGCGCGACGAGTCCGACAAGGACGGTATGCGCGTCGTCATCGAACTGCGTCGTGGCGAAGTGCCTGAGGTGATCCTCAACAACCTCTACGCCCAGACCCAGCTGCAAGCGGTGTTCGGTATCAACATCGTCGCGCTGATCGATGGCCGTCCGCGGATCCTGAACCTAAAGGACCTGCTGGAAGCCTTCGTTCGTCACCGTCGCGAAGTCGTTACCCGTCGTACCGTGTTCGAGCTGCGTAAAGCCCGCGAACGTGGCCACATTCTGGAAGGTCAAGCGGTTGCCCTGTCGAACATCGACCCGGTCATCGCCCTGATCAAGGCCTCGCCGACGCCGTCGGAAGCCAAGGAAGCGCTGATCAAGACCGCGTGGGAATCTTCCGCCGTGGTCGCGATGGTTGAACGCGCCGGCGCTGACTCGTGCCGTCCAGAGACACTGGACCCGCAATACGGTCTGCGCGAAGGCAAGTACTTCCTGTCGCCGGAACAGGCGCAAGCCATTCTGGAACTGCGTCTGCACCGTCTGACCGGTCTGGAACACGAAAAGCTGCTGGCCGAGTATCAAGAGATCCTCAACCAGATCGGCGAGCTGATCCGCATCCTCAGCAGCGCCACGCGCTTGATGGAAGTGATCCGCGAAGAGCTGGAAGTGATCCGCGCCGAATACGGCGACGTGCGTCGCACCGAGATTCTCGATGCCCGTCTCGACCTGACGCTGGGTGACATGATCCCGGAAGAAGAGCGCGTCGTGACCATTTCCCACGGTGGCTACGCCAAGACCCAGCCATTGGCTGCGTACCAGGCCCAGCGTCGTGGCGGTAAAGGCAAATCGGCTACCGGCGTCAAGGATGAGGACTACATCGCTCACCTGCTGGTCGCCAACAGCCACACCACGCTGTTGCTGTTCTCCAGCAAAGGCAAGGTGTACTGGCTGAAAACCTACGAAATTCCGGAAGCGTCCCGCGCTGCCCGTGGTCGTCCGTTGGTCAACCTGCTGCCGCTGGACAGTGATGAATACATCACCACCATGCTGCCGGTCGAGGAGTACACCGAAGGTCACTTCATCTTCATGGCTACCGCCAAAGGCACCGTGAAGAAGACCCCGCTGGAATCCTTCAGTCGTCAACGCAGCGTCGGCTTGATCGCGCTGGAGCTGGATGAAGGTGACGTACTGATCTCTGCCGCCATTACCGATGGCGATCGCGAAGTCATGCTGTTCTCCGACGGCGGCAAGGTCACTCGCTTCAAGGAAACCGACGTTCGCGCCATGGGCCGTACCGCTCGCGGTGTCCGCGGCATGCGTCTGCCGGAAGGCCAGAAGCTGATTTCCATGCTGATCCCGGAAGAAGGCAGCCAGATCCTCACCGCTTCAGCCCGTGGTTTCGGCAAGCGCACGGCGATCACCGAGTTCCCTGAGTACAAGCGTGGCGGTCAGGGCGTTATCGCCATGGTCAGCAACGACCGTAACGGCCGTCTGGTCGGCGCGGTTCAAGTGCTCGATGGCGAGGAAATCATGCTGATTTCCGACCAGGGTACTTTGGTTCGTACCCGTGTCGACGAAGTCTCCAGCCTGGGTCGTAACACCCAGGGCGTGACCCTGATCAAGCTGGCCAGCGATGAAACGCTGGTAGGCCTGGAGCGGGTTCAGGAGCCGTCGGAAGTCGAAGGCGAAGAGCTGGAAGGTGAAGAGGGCGCAGTGTTCGACGGTGAAGTGGTGATCGACGACGTTGTTGAAGACCAGCAGCTCGACGCCGCCGCTGACGAAGAACCGCAAGAGTAA